Part of the Pseudomonas sp. ADAK13 genome is shown below.
ACTGAGTCGGCGCCACGCCCCAGCGGCCCAGTTGCAGGGCCAGGCCGGAAAGATCGGCCGAGAGAATTTCCGCACTGGAATACGCCGCCAGCCCTTCATGCTGGTCCTCGGACCACAACCGGTAACACACGCCCGGCTCCAGTCGCCCTGCCCGGCCGGCACGCTGGGTGGCGCTGGCGCGGGAGATGCGCTGGGTGTCGAGGCGGGTCATGCCGCTGCCCGGGTCGAATCGCGGGACCCGCGCCAGCCCGGCATCGATCACCACGCGCACGCCGTTGATGGTCAGGCTGGTCTCGGCAATGTTGGTGGCCAGCACTACTTTGCGCTTGCCGGCGGGCGCCGGGTCGATAGCGGCGCGTTGGGCGGCCAGGTCCAGTTCGCCGTGCAGCGGGCACAGCAGCACCTCGGGGTTATCGCCCAGTGCGTCAGCCAATTGCTGATGAACCCGACGAATCTCGGCCTGCCCCGGCAGGAAAACCAGCACGCTGCCGGTCTCGTCGTGCAGGGCTTCCAGGAGGGTCTGCACCAACCGTGGCTCGATAAATTCGCCAGGCTGGAATGGCCGGCCCCAGCGCATCTGCACCGGGTACATGCGCCCTTCGCTGCGCAGGATCGGCGCATCGTCCAGCAACCCGGCCAGACGCTCGCCTTCCAGGGTGGCCGACATCAGCAGGATTTTCAGCGGCTGCTCGTCGCGAAACAGGTCCCGGCCATTCAGGCTCAGGGCCAGCGCGAGGTCGGCGTCCAGGCTGCGCTCGTGGAATTCATCGAAGATCAGCAAACCTACGCCGTCCAGCGCCGGGTCATCCTGCAAACGGCGGGTGAGGATGCCTTCGGTGACCACTTCGATCCGGGTGTTGGGGCCGACTTTACTGTCCAGCCGGATGCGGTAGCCGACGGTTTCGCCGACCTTTTCACCCAGTTCGCTGGCCAGGCGCTCGGCGGCGGCGCGTGCGGCCAGGCGCCGGGGCTCAAGCATCAGGATGGTTTGCCCGGCCAGCCAGGGTTCATTCAACAGCGCCAACGGCACCCGTGTGGTTTTACCGGCGCCGGGCGGAGCTTCGAGCACGGCTTCATGGCGCGTCGCCAGGGCGTCACGCAGGGCAGGTAAAACATCATCGATTGGCAACGAATTCATACTGGCTCCAAAGCAGAGCGGCGAGTATAACGGCGAACTGCCGGGTGTCGGTGGTGGTCTCAACGACACGACCCCGTCCTTACTGGAATGCGGTCAAAGGTGGGAGCTGGCTTGCCTGCTCCCACCTTTGATCATCGTCGCCTTGTAGACTGGCTTATAGTCACTTTCATTATGTTCAAGGAGAGTTCCATGCGTGTTGCTTCCCGTGTCATCGGCGGTGTTCTGGCCGTCACCCTGCTGAGCCAGTTGACGGCTTGCGGCTCGATTTTCTACCCCGACCGCCGTGGCCAGATCGACGGCAAGATCGACCCGGCGATTGCCGTGCTCGATGCGGTCGGCCTGCTGTTCTACGTGATCCCGGGCCTGATCGCCTTCGGTGTCGACTTCGCCACCGGCGCGATTTACTTCGAGCCTGGCAAGACCGCCCAGGTGGCCCCGGAAAAACTCCAGCAAGCCATCGGCGCCGACGGCAAGGTCGATAACGCCAAGCTGCAAACCATCATCCAGAAAGAAACCGGCCGTAACCTGCCGCTGGACGACCCGCGCATGATCCAGTTCAAGGGCAGCGTGCAACAACTCGCCACCCTGGGCCTGCAACCCGCCGCTTAAGGACTGACCCGCCCCATGACCAGCAGTCCAGAACACGCCCGGCTGTTGCGCCTGGCCACCCGCGCTTCCGTCGGCGTGGCCTGTGTGCTGATTGTGACCAAGGCCATCGCCTGGTGGCTCAGCGGCTCGGTGAGCATGCTCGCCGGGTTGACCGACTCGCTGCTCGACGGCGTCACCTCGCTGCTCAACTTGCTGGCCGTGCATTACGCGCTACGCCCAGCCGATGACGACCACCGTTATGGCCACGGCAAGGCGGAGTCCCTGTCGGGCATGGCCCAGGCGCTGTTTATCGCCGGCAGTGCGGTGCTGATCGCCTTCCAGGCGTTCCAGCGCTTGCAGCATCCGGAGCCGGTGGGCGCACCGTGGCTGAGTATCGGCGTGATCATTCTGTCCCTGGCGCTGACAGCGGCGCTGTTGGTCCTGCAACACCGGGTGATCCGCGAAACCGGCTCCAACGCCATTCGTGCCGACTCGCTGCACTACCGCTCCGACATGATGCTCAACGGCAGCATCCTGGTGGCACTGGTGCTGGCGGCGTTTGGTTTCCATCAGGTGGACGCCTGGTTCGGCCTGGGCATCGCGGCCTACATTTTGTGGAGCGCGATCCAGATCGCCCGGGAAAGTTTTTCGGTGTTGATGGACGAGGAACTGCCGCCGGACGTCAGCCAGCACATGCTGGAACTGGCGTGCAGCGTGCCCGGCGTACTGGGCGCCCATGACTTGCGCACACGGATTTCCGGCAGCCACTGGTTTGTGCAGTTGCACCTGGAATTGCCGGGGGAATTGAGTCTGTCTGTGGCCCATGGCATCAGCGACCAGGCCGCCGATGCCATTCACAACGCCTACCCGCGGGCCGAAGTGCTGGTGCACGCCG
Proteins encoded:
- a CDS encoding cation diffusion facilitator family transporter, producing the protein MTSSPEHARLLRLATRASVGVACVLIVTKAIAWWLSGSVSMLAGLTDSLLDGVTSLLNLLAVHYALRPADDDHRYGHGKAESLSGMAQALFIAGSAVLIAFQAFQRLQHPEPVGAPWLSIGVIILSLALTAALLVLQHRVIRETGSNAIRADSLHYRSDMMLNGSILVALVLAAFGFHQVDAWFGLGIAAYILWSAIQIARESFSVLMDEELPPDVSQHMLELACSVPGVLGAHDLRTRISGSHWFVQLHLELPGELSLSVAHGISDQAADAIHNAYPRAEVLVHADPQEVVKGAKA